The genomic DNA AAAGAACATAAAAGAAGAAATTAAAAATACATTAAATATACAACTAGGTGAAAATGTAATTCAAAATATATATTTCACAAATATAGTAGTGCAATAAAAGGATGGTAAGACATGATACTTTATTTACTAAAAATATTAATATGTATCCCAATAATTTTAATATTGATAGTCTTATCTTTAAAAATTAGCCAAGGAACTTTATTAAAAAAATATAATGATAAATATGTAAAAATACTAGATATTGTAAATATAAGTAAAAACAATAGCATAATAATTTTAAAAATAGGTGAAGAAGGATGCATTATGGCATCTTCTTCTTCTAGCATGAGTAAAATAAAAGATTTGACCAAAGAAGAAGTATTAAAAATAGAAAACGACATTAAAGAAAGAAATTTTAAAATTCAAGATTTTAAAATGGAAAGAATTAAAAAGAAATATGATTTCAGTAGATATATTGGAAAATTTACAAAAAAGGAAGATAAGTAAATGGAACTATTATCAAAATTACCTTTGGCTGATGTACCATATACAAGTTCAATGCAATTGTTTTTATTTCTAACTGCATTAATGTTTTTACCATTTGTAATGTTCATGATGACAAGCTTTGTCAGAATAGTTATAAGTTTATCATTTTTGAAATCAGCATTAGGAGCACAGCAAGCAATTCCAAGTCAAATTTTGGTAGGACTTGCAATAGTATTGACAATATTTATAATGAGACCAGTATTAAATGAGATAAACGAAAAGGCATTACAACCATATATGAAAGAAGAAGTTACTATGGAAGAAGCTATGAAGGAAGCAGAAGGACCTATTAAAGAGTTTTTATTAACACAAACCAGACAGACAGATTTAGATTTATTTGTAGAACAGGCTGGTTTAAAAGAAAAGAAATTAACTCGTGAAAATATACCACTATCTGTTGTAGTTCCAGCATTTGCTATAAGCGAACTAAAAACTGCTTTTCAAATAGGTTTTTTAATATATATACCATTTTTGATAATAGACCTTGTTGTGGCAAGTGTTTTGATGTCTATGGGTATGTTTATGTTGCCTCCAGTCATGATATCATTACCATTTAAGTTATTATTATTTGTAATGGTGGATGGATGGAACTTGATAGTAAAAACATTGATATTGGGATTTGGATAGGAGAAAAATAGTATGAGTGAATTTATGATAATGAGTGTTCTTAAAAATGGCATGTTTACAGGAGCTATGATTGCAGCTCCAGTACTCATTGTTTCTCTTGTAGTTGGGCTTTTAATAAGTGTGTTTCAAGCTACAACTCAAATCCAGGAGCAAACATTGACTTTTGTACCAAAACTAATAGCTATTCTTTTAGTAGTAGCTATCGGTGGAAGCTGGATGTTACATACTCTTATTAGTTTTACTTCTGAGATATTCAATATGATATCTCTTATAACTAAATAAGTAGGATACATATGATTTTTGTATTTATTAGAATAGTAGCATTCTTTGGAACACTAAGAATACTATTTCCAGCTGGTACACCTGCTTTATTTAAGTCACTCTTTGCAATCATTATATCAATATTGATTTCAAGTACTATGCAAATTGAATATGCAACAAATATAGACAACATTGTATTGTTTACCTTATATAGTGTAAATGAGACCATAACTGGGATTATGCTTGGATATATAACCAACCTATGTTTTTATAGTATCAGAATGGCGGGTTCTATGATGGACCAACAGATGGGATTATCAATGATTAATATGTTTGACCCAAATTCAATGACTCAGACAACTTTAATTGATAATCTTATGAACTGGACAGCACTTATGATATTTTTTAACATGGATGGTCATCATGTTTTAATTAGAGGTATAAGGTATAGTTTTGAGTTAATTCCAATAGGAAAACCATTTGTAGATAATAACATAGATTATATAATAAACATATTTGTGCAGTGCTTTTTAACTGGATTCAAAATAGCAATACCTATTGTACTTTGTCTGCTTATGGCAGATTTTATTTTAGGGCTTATATCAAGAAGTGTACCTCAATTAAATGTAATGATAGTTGGTATGCCATTAAAAATATTGGTTGGTATTGCATTATTTATCATATCAATACCTTTAATTGTCAATCAAATAAGTCATTTATTAAGTCAAATACCAAAGATGTATGAGGGAACTTTTGCACTAGCTCCTATGTTTTTTATGGGTTCAGCAGATAAAACAGAAGAAGCTACTCCAAAGAAAAAGGGAGAACAAAGAAAGAAAGGTAATATAGCAAAGAGTAGAGAATTACCCGTTGCAATGACTCTACTTGCATTCACCTTATTAGTACCTACATTATTTTCATATGTAGTAGATACACTTAAATCTTCGCTTAATTATTTTTTGAGTCTAGATTTTTATATGAACATAAATTATTCAAACCTAGAGAAATTAGTTATAGCAGGATTAATGGATTTTTTTAAGATATTTTTACCAATAGCTATTCCCTTTTTAGTTTTAGGCATAATAGCAAACCTATTTCAGGTGGGAATACTGTTTACTGGTGAAACTTTAAAACCAAATTTATCAAAATTAAATCCAATTAGTGGATTCAAAAACATGTTTTCTATGAGAAGTTTGTCAACCTTAATAAAGGATACAGCGATTATATCTATTTTGGCTTACATAGGATATACATTCTTCCAAGATAATTATTTAGATATATTAAAGTTAGGTAACATATACCTACCAACTTTAATGTACACAGTTAAAGACTTAGTATATTCAATATTGAGTAAGATTTGTGTAGCTATGATAGCTATAGCAGTTGCAGATTATGTTTATCAAAGATACAGTCATAAAAAGCAACTGAGAATGACAAAACAAGAAGTTAAAGATGAATATAAAAACTCAGAAGGAGACCCAGAAGTAAAAGCTAAGATAAAACAAAAACAAAGACAAATTTCGTCTCAAAGGACAATGCAAGCAGTACCAAGTGCTACTGTAATAGTAACCAATCCAACCCACTTATCTATAGCAGTGAGATATGAAAAAGGGAAAGACCAAGCTCCAGTAGTGGTGGCAAAAGGTGCAGATTATTTAGCTTTTAAAATAAGGGAAATTGCAAAGGGAAATGACATACCTATAATAGAAAATAAACCTATTGCTAGGTTGTTATATAAGCAAGTAGAAATAGACCAAGAAATTCCAGAGGACATGTATCAAGCTTTTGCAGAGATATTAGTAGCAGTATATAAAATCAAAAATAGATACAAAGTCCCCAAAAGGTAGGATAAGTAATGAATAAGTTTAATTTAAAGGAAAATATGGACGTAATAGTGGCATTTGGTGTTGTAGGGATTGTTCTTATGATGATAGTGCCGTTACCTACATTTATATTAGATATTTTACTGGCAATTAACATAAGTTTATCTGTGCTAATTTTACTAATGACACTATTTACAACAAATGTACTTGATTTATCTATATTTCCAACAGTGTTACTTGTGACAACACTATTTAGATTGGGATTAAATCTTTCATCAACTAGATTGATTTTAACACAGGGATATGCAGGTGAAGTTATAGAGGCATTTGGAAGTTTTGTTGTAGGTGGAAATTACGTAGTAGGAATAATTATATTCTTAATTATATTAATTGTTCAATTTGTTGTTATAACCAATGGTTCTGGAAGAGTATCTGAAGTAACAGCTAGATTTACGTTAGATGCCATGCCAGGTAAGCAGATGAGTATAGATGCAGATTTAAATGCAGGAGTTATAGATGACAAAACTGCTAGAAAAAGAAGAAAAGAGCTTCAGCAAGAAGCAGATTTTTATGGCTCTATGGATGGAGCAAATAAGTTTGTAAAGGGAGATGCCATAGCAGGTCTTATAGTAACAGCAATAAACATAATAGGTGGAATTGTAATAGGAGCTGTAATGCTGAATATGACTCTTATGGGTGCAGCACAGACATATGTAAGACTTACTATAGGGGATGGTCTTGTAAGCCAGATACCTGCTCTATTAATATCTACATCAGCAGGTATAATCGTAACAAGAGCTTCTACTGATGAAAACTTT from Clostridioides difficile ATCC 9689 = DSM 1296 includes the following:
- a CDS encoding flagellar biosynthesis protein FliZ; translated protein: MILYLLKILICIPIILILIVLSLKISQGTLLKKYNDKYVKILDIVNISKNNSIIILKIGEEGCIMASSSSSMSKIKDLTKEEVLKIENDIKERNFKIQDFKMERIKKKYDFSRYIGKFTKKEDK
- the fliP gene encoding flagellar type III secretion system pore protein FliP (The bacterial flagellar biogenesis protein FliP forms a type III secretion system (T3SS)-type pore required for flagellar assembly.); protein product: MELLSKLPLADVPYTSSMQLFLFLTALMFLPFVMFMMTSFVRIVISLSFLKSALGAQQAIPSQILVGLAIVLTIFIMRPVLNEINEKALQPYMKEEVTMEEAMKEAEGPIKEFLLTQTRQTDLDLFVEQAGLKEKKLTRENIPLSVVVPAFAISELKTAFQIGFLIYIPFLIIDLVVASVLMSMGMFMLPPVMISLPFKLLLFVMVDGWNLIVKTLILGFG
- the fliQ gene encoding flagellar biosynthesis protein FliQ, encoding MSEFMIMSVLKNGMFTGAMIAAPVLIVSLVVGLLISVFQATTQIQEQTLTFVPKLIAILLVVAIGGSWMLHTLISFTSEIFNMISLITK
- a CDS encoding fused FliR family export protein/FlhB family type III secretion system protein; its protein translation is MIFVFIRIVAFFGTLRILFPAGTPALFKSLFAIIISILISSTMQIEYATNIDNIVLFTLYSVNETITGIMLGYITNLCFYSIRMAGSMMDQQMGLSMINMFDPNSMTQTTLIDNLMNWTALMIFFNMDGHHVLIRGIRYSFELIPIGKPFVDNNIDYIINIFVQCFLTGFKIAIPIVLCLLMADFILGLISRSVPQLNVMIVGMPLKILVGIALFIISIPLIVNQISHLLSQIPKMYEGTFALAPMFFMGSADKTEEATPKKKGEQRKKGNIAKSRELPVAMTLLAFTLLVPTLFSYVVDTLKSSLNYFLSLDFYMNINYSNLEKLVIAGLMDFFKIFLPIAIPFLVLGIIANLFQVGILFTGETLKPNLSKLNPISGFKNMFSMRSLSTLIKDTAIISILAYIGYTFFQDNYLDILKLGNIYLPTLMYTVKDLVYSILSKICVAMIAIAVADYVYQRYSHKKQLRMTKQEVKDEYKNSEGDPEVKAKIKQKQRQISSQRTMQAVPSATVIVTNPTHLSIAVRYEKGKDQAPVVVAKGADYLAFKIREIAKGNDIPIIENKPIARLLYKQVEIDQEIPEDMYQAFAEILVAVYKIKNRYKVPKR